From the Prochlorococcus marinus str. AS9601 genome, the window AAAAAATCCCATCAAACAGAAGTTAAAGAAGTAAAAATGAGGTACAAAATTGACAAGCATGATTATGATGTCCGCATAGGTCAAGCTACTAAATTTTTAAAATCAGGAGACAAAGTAAAATGCACTGTAATATTTAGGGGTAGAGAAATTCAACACTCAAATTTAGCTGAAACACTTCTTTTGAAAATGGCTAATGATTTAGAAGAACAATCAGAAGTTCAACAAAAACCAAAAAGAGAAGGGAGAAACATGATTATGTTTTTAAGCCCTCGAAAAACTCCTCTTATTAAAAAAGATGATGGTTGAAAAGTTGCTATCAAAAAATATGACGAATGTTAAAGTGTCAATATGGTCAAAAATGAATTAGTTAGGGTTTTTAGAAAGTGAGATTCCATATTCAACAAGAAAGTGATATTCCAGCATCTACGCAACTATATAATCAAATTTGCTTTGCAAT encodes:
- the infC gene encoding translation initiation factor IF-3 codes for the protein MPPRPRFDRRAPVRELPNINERIKYPQLRVVDSDGKQLGVIDRLKALEIASQRELDLVLVSEKANPPVCRIMDYGKYKFEQEKKAKEARKKSHQTEVKEVKMRYKIDKHDYDVRIGQATKFLKSGDKVKCTVIFRGREIQHSNLAETLLLKMANDLEEQSEVQQKPKREGRNMIMFLSPRKTPLIKKDDG